The proteins below come from a single Chryseobacterium bernardetii genomic window:
- a CDS encoding amino acid permease — translation MSNEKNTGQNETLVRGLTNRHIQLIALGGAIGTGLFLGIGPAAVLAGPSVILGYALAGIIAFFIMRQLGEMVVQEPVSGSFSYFAYKYWGNFPGFASGWNYWILYILVSMAELTAIGHYIHFWWPEIPLWVSSLFFFVVINALNLASVKVYGETEFWFSIIKVVAIIAMIVFGVYLLISGTAGEKATIANLWNDGGFFPKGLFNKTETGFSGLFAAMAMIMFSFGGLELIGITAAEAKNPEKTIPQATNQVIYRILIFYVGALVILFSLSPWREITEGSSPFVMVFENLNGLEFSIFGKVIQFNVLIANVLNLIVLTAALSVYNSSVYSNSRMLFGLAQQGNAPKFLKKLNKNSVPINAILVSSCFAGICIIINKLVPEKAFQYLMALVVSTLIINWLMICYTHLKFKKSITKEGVQSKFPSIFYPVSNYICIVFLVLILGLMSITGMEIQVILIPVWIGFLFVMYKLYKPN, via the coding sequence ATGAGCAACGAAAAAAATACAGGACAAAACGAGACTTTAGTTAGAGGATTAACAAACCGACATATACAATTAATTGCCCTTGGAGGAGCCATAGGAACTGGATTATTTCTGGGAATCGGGCCGGCAGCAGTATTGGCTGGTCCCTCAGTAATTCTGGGATATGCCTTAGCCGGAATTATTGCCTTTTTTATCATGCGTCAGCTTGGTGAAATGGTAGTTCAGGAGCCGGTATCGGGTAGTTTCAGCTACTTCGCCTATAAATATTGGGGAAATTTTCCGGGTTTTGCTTCAGGATGGAACTACTGGATCCTCTATATTCTCGTAAGCATGGCCGAACTAACCGCTATTGGCCATTATATTCATTTCTGGTGGCCGGAAATACCGCTTTGGGTATCCAGTTTATTCTTCTTTGTAGTCATTAATGCCCTTAACCTCGCTTCTGTAAAGGTATATGGCGAAACTGAATTTTGGTTTTCCATCATCAAAGTAGTAGCCATTATCGCGATGATCGTTTTTGGAGTTTATCTTTTGATAAGCGGAACTGCAGGAGAAAAGGCTACAATTGCCAATTTGTGGAATGATGGCGGATTCTTTCCAAAAGGATTATTCAATAAAACTGAAACCGGTTTTTCGGGATTATTTGCTGCTATGGCCATGATTATGTTTTCTTTCGGAGGACTGGAGCTGATCGGGATCACAGCTGCTGAAGCCAAGAACCCGGAGAAAACCATTCCACAGGCAACCAACCAGGTTATCTACAGAATTTTAATTTTCTATGTAGGCGCTTTGGTAATCTTATTCTCATTAAGCCCTTGGAGAGAAATTACAGAAGGCTCAAGCCCTTTTGTAATGGTATTTGAAAATTTGAATGGATTGGAATTCAGTATTTTTGGTAAAGTGATTCAGTTCAATGTATTGATTGCAAATGTGCTTAATCTTATTGTACTGACTGCTGCTTTGTCTGTTTATAACAGTAGCGTTTACAGTAACAGCCGCATGCTTTTCGGGTTAGCCCAGCAGGGGAATGCCCCTAAGTTTTTGAAGAAACTGAATAAAAACTCGGTTCCTATTAACGCGATCCTTGTTTCTTCATGTTTTGCAGGGATCTGTATTATCATCAATAAGTTGGTGCCGGAAAAAGCGTTTCAGTATCTGATGGCTCTTGTAGTATCTACTTTGATTATTAACTGGCTTATGATATGTTACACCCATTTGAAATTTAAAAAATCCATCACCAAAGAAGGAGTTCAATCTAAATTTCCATCTATATTTTATCCGGTTTCCAATTACATTTGTATTGTATTTTTAGTGCTGATTTTAGGATTGATGAGCATTACAGGAATGGAAATCCAGGTGATTCTGATTCCGGTATGGATAGGGTTTTTATTTGTAATGTATAAATTATATAAACCGAACTAA
- a CDS encoding response regulator transcription factor, translated as MTKRILIADDHHVVRIGTALILEKNFERFDIDFAETYDEVREKLRAVKFDLVILDIELPGSTFKSMVKEIKSISEETLVLIFTSYKESIAMQYIQEGANGFLNKLSNPETFVKTIEGIFKDGYYYTPGVLNEMVIQMQKKSPVEILSERELQVFDLLAKGNGNLEIANVLNIEESTVGTYKRRVYQKLKIKNLIELLEIYNEIH; from the coding sequence ATGACGAAAAGAATATTAATAGCAGATGACCATCATGTGGTAAGAATCGGGACTGCTCTGATTCTGGAAAAGAATTTTGAAAGATTTGATATAGATTTTGCAGAAACCTATGATGAGGTGAGAGAAAAATTGCGGGCAGTGAAATTTGATCTTGTGATTTTGGACATTGAACTTCCGGGAAGTACTTTTAAGTCGATGGTTAAGGAAATTAAAAGCATCAGTGAAGAAACTCTGGTCTTAATTTTTACCTCTTACAAAGAAAGTATTGCCATGCAGTATATTCAGGAAGGGGCAAATGGTTTTTTAAATAAACTCAGCAATCCGGAAACTTTTGTAAAAACAATAGAAGGGATCTTTAAAGACGGTTACTATTATACCCCTGGAGTACTTAATGAGATGGTGATACAAATGCAGAAGAAAAGCCCTGTAGAAATTCTTTCTGAAAGGGAACTGCAGGTTTTCGATCTTCTTGCAAAAGGAAACGGTAACCTCGAGATAGCCAATGTACTCAATATTGAAGAATCTACTGTTGGAACTTATAAGAGAAGAGTTTATCAGAAATTAAAAATCAAGAATCTGATTGAACTGCTGGAAATTTACAACGAAATTCACTAA
- a CDS encoding sensor histidine kinase, which produces MKLLSFIVLLFFICSNGQSYTRQWYTMDNGLPQNSIKDIVKDKHGFIWLSMEGRVLRYDGSNFVQYKDFKLNNLSFGDFYGNIKKDSIAVFNNSEKNVLLISQRRPAIIPFNKTLKPDISKDNRIYKRLLKNNVTVRYVSFIDSYFVQLKTGTYYFEKNSIVYVDRKSKQRIKLDFEFPRNRLKRLFVHGENVFIADPGNKKILQLYHGKYFYVDAPSTYTDPETRIYWQQITGQVFMINHGKIFRSQFLEGKLDLAYVLEYKNIDKEISGAMFYDDASRKLYIGSSINGLTILSLSDFSVSRKSLPYQDEVCYAAIPYGENSVLTQEGVRYYKNKSERLYKAPQSYDKRYIFQDDSGNLVYRENNSIHIRYKKTGFTKYDSVSFDKKEIVGLYKNGGMYMVSVSDRNRFYLYIFDHDNFKRIVKVIPCENNTDTILRYNEELLYLGGSNGISVFSLSQNKIVRQIGQNLPVKQIIRTTDGNIWFTTYNQGIYWLKDYQVVKVPVDKNDFLANAHHILEDKNSNFWISSNNGLFKINKTKLLESLKSLKEPVTYYRYTKEHGFLNNEFNGSADPDANILDDGQFVFPSMEGFVFFTPQHVKTYFPAAQDLYIERAKVDGKMIRLKDEFFMKCGSKNAEIYIDIPYYTNLENIYLQAKLIGEETSHWINIKNDRTFRLSNIEPGKYSLLIRFLSSETGKFVYKSLPIEIEAYFYQTLPFKILIVGFVILILIIGIQIRTNFLRLKNKALKNTLIHKDKELQETNNKLKTESDYQKKLMESISHDITTPVKFIALLSQELTQSDDAKTQKKYFDSIYKTSEQLYKFTLSLKEYTELYKQENATETEYPVYDLIETKKLLFEEIAARKNTFIYNFCDHQLTAKINKNILLAVFHNIIDNAVKNTSDGEIIITSTSSEKYIEISIADTGSGMSAEQRAYYSQLFIKTENEHLTFKNYGLGLHMVIQLMMKISGKMAFHENTPKGTRITIYITL; this is translated from the coding sequence ATGAAGCTTTTGTCCTTTATTGTTTTGTTATTTTTTATATGTAGTAACGGGCAAAGCTATACCAGGCAATGGTATACTATGGATAATGGGCTGCCTCAAAACAGCATCAAAGACATTGTAAAGGATAAGCACGGTTTCATATGGCTGTCTATGGAGGGGCGGGTTCTTCGGTATGATGGCAGTAATTTTGTGCAATACAAAGATTTCAAACTTAACAATCTGAGTTTTGGTGATTTTTATGGCAACATAAAAAAAGACAGTATTGCTGTTTTCAATAATTCTGAAAAAAACGTTCTGCTGATTTCTCAAAGAAGGCCGGCTATTATTCCTTTCAATAAAACTCTTAAGCCGGATATATCGAAAGACAATAGAATATACAAAAGGCTTTTAAAAAATAATGTTACGGTAAGATATGTCTCTTTTATAGACTCTTATTTTGTTCAGTTGAAGACCGGAACATATTATTTTGAAAAAAATAGTATTGTTTATGTTGACCGTAAAAGCAAGCAACGTATAAAACTTGATTTTGAATTTCCAAGAAACAGATTAAAGAGGTTATTCGTTCATGGAGAAAATGTTTTTATTGCTGATCCGGGAAACAAAAAGATACTTCAATTGTATCACGGAAAATACTTTTATGTTGATGCCCCGTCTACATATACTGATCCTGAAACAAGAATTTACTGGCAACAGATTACAGGTCAGGTTTTTATGATCAATCATGGTAAAATATTCAGGAGTCAGTTTTTAGAAGGAAAGCTGGATCTTGCTTATGTATTGGAATACAAGAATATAGATAAGGAAATATCGGGGGCAATGTTTTATGATGATGCTTCCCGTAAATTATATATTGGCAGTTCCATTAACGGACTTACAATTCTAAGCCTATCTGATTTTTCGGTTTCCAGAAAGAGTTTGCCTTATCAGGATGAGGTTTGTTATGCTGCTATTCCGTATGGTGAAAATTCTGTTTTAACGCAGGAAGGGGTCAGGTATTATAAAAATAAATCAGAAAGATTATATAAGGCTCCCCAATCTTATGATAAACGTTATATTTTTCAGGATGATTCCGGAAATCTTGTGTACCGGGAAAATAATTCTATTCATATAAGATATAAAAAGACAGGATTTACAAAGTATGATTCTGTCTCTTTTGATAAGAAGGAAATAGTCGGCTTGTATAAAAATGGAGGTATGTATATGGTATCTGTTTCGGATAGAAATAGATTTTATCTCTATATATTTGACCACGATAATTTTAAGAGAATAGTAAAGGTTATTCCCTGTGAAAATAATACAGATACTATTCTCAGATATAATGAAGAGCTTCTTTATTTAGGCGGGAGTAATGGGATAAGTGTTTTCTCTCTTTCTCAGAATAAAATTGTAAGGCAGATCGGGCAGAATCTTCCGGTAAAGCAGATCATAAGAACTACTGACGGAAATATCTGGTTTACCACCTATAATCAAGGTATATATTGGTTAAAAGATTATCAGGTTGTTAAAGTTCCTGTGGATAAAAATGATTTTCTTGCCAATGCTCATCATATTTTGGAAGATAAAAATTCAAATTTTTGGATTTCTTCTAATAACGGATTATTTAAAATTAATAAAACAAAACTTCTGGAATCTTTGAAAAGTCTTAAAGAACCTGTTACCTACTATCGATATACCAAAGAACATGGGTTTTTAAATAATGAATTCAATGGAAGTGCTGATCCGGATGCGAATATTCTTGACGATGGACAATTTGTATTTCCTTCCATGGAAGGATTTGTGTTTTTTACTCCTCAGCATGTTAAAACTTATTTTCCGGCAGCACAAGATCTGTATATAGAAAGAGCAAAAGTAGACGGTAAAATGATTCGGTTAAAAGATGAATTTTTCATGAAATGCGGTTCTAAAAATGCTGAAATCTATATTGATATTCCTTACTATACCAACCTGGAGAATATCTATCTTCAGGCAAAGCTGATAGGAGAAGAAACTAGCCATTGGATCAATATTAAAAATGACAGAACATTCAGATTATCCAATATAGAGCCAGGGAAATATAGCTTACTTATTAGATTCTTATCTTCCGAAACCGGAAAATTTGTTTATAAAAGCCTTCCTATAGAAATTGAGGCTTATTTTTATCAGACCCTGCCTTTTAAAATTTTAATTGTTGGGTTTGTTATTTTAATTCTTATCATCGGAATACAGATCAGGACCAATTTTTTAAGACTGAAAAACAAGGCTCTGAAAAATACACTTATTCATAAGGATAAAGAGCTTCAGGAAACGAATAACAAGCTTAAAACTGAATCTGATTATCAGAAGAAACTGATGGAAAGCATCAGCCATGATATTACCACTCCGGTTAAGTTTATTGCTCTTCTTTCGCAGGAACTTACACAATCTGACGATGCTAAAACCCAGAAAAAATATTTTGACAGTATCTATAAAACCTCAGAACAATTATATAAATTTACATTAAGCCTGAAAGAGTATACAGAGCTCTACAAACAGGAAAATGCTACAGAAACTGAATATCCGGTATATGACCTGATTGAAACAAAGAAATTATTGTTTGAAGAAATTGCAGCCCGGAAAAATACTTTCATTTATAATTTCTGTGACCACCAGCTTACTGCCAAAATCAATAAAAATATTCTTCTTGCTGTTTTCCATAATATTATAGACAACGCGGTAAAAAATACTTCAGACGGAGAAATTATCATCACTTCAACGTCTTCGGAAAAGTATATAGAAATCAGCATTGCAGATACAGGAAGCGGAATGTCTGCCGAACAGAGAGCTTATTACTCTCAACTTTTCATAAAAACGGAAAATGAACATTTGACTTTTAAAAATTACGGACTGGGCTTGCATATGGTCATTCAATTGATGATGAAAATCAGTGGAAAAATGGCCTTTCATGAAAATACACCAAAGGGAACACGCATTACAATCTATATTACATTATGA
- a CDS encoding helix-turn-helix domain-containing protein has protein sequence MMKICGQNIRKIRRSKDLTQEYMAFEMGISQKAYSDIENSKVKINLETLTKISDILEIRPSDICSISHKCGADDEYEDKYQGLLEYMKMNNIPIPKEYL, from the coding sequence ATGATGAAAATATGTGGACAAAATATCAGGAAAATCCGTAGGAGTAAAGACCTTACGCAGGAATATATGGCTTTTGAAATGGGAATTTCCCAAAAAGCATATTCCGATATTGAGAACTCCAAGGTGAAGATCAATCTGGAGACTCTGACTAAAATCTCAGATATTTTAGAAATTAGACCTTCCGATATTTGCAGCATCTCTCATAAATGTGGAGCAGATGATGAATATGAAGATAAATATCAGGGTCTTCTGGAGTATATGAAAATGAATAATATTCCGATTCCGAAAGAATACCTTTAA
- a CDS encoding helix-turn-helix domain-containing protein, whose protein sequence is MMKICGQNIRKIRRSKDLTQEYMAFEMGISQKAYSDIENSKVKINLETLTKISDILEIRPSDICSISHKCGTDDEYEDKYQGLLEYMKMNNIPIPKEYL, encoded by the coding sequence ATGATGAAAATATGTGGACAAAATATCAGGAAAATCCGTAGGAGTAAAGACCTTACGCAGGAATATATGGCTTTTGAAATGGGAATTTCCCAAAAAGCATATTCCGATATTGAGAACTCCAAGGTGAAGATCAATCTGGAGACTCTGACTAAAATCTCAGATATTTTAGAAATTAGACCTTCCGATATTTGCAGCATCTCTCATAAATGTGGAACCGATGATGAATATGAAGATAAATATCAGGGTCTTCTGGAGTATATGAAAATGAATAATATTCCGATCCCGAAAGAATACCTTTAA
- the ccoN gene encoding cytochrome-c oxidase, cbb3-type subunit I: METQKFNYDNNIVRAFLYATIAFGLVGFLLGLTAALMLFYPELPEFLFGTDDTTIKSLASGNIQGLINTQGAMGFGRIRMLHTSAVIFAFVCNSFFCGAYYSMQRLLKTRMYSDTLSWIHFWSWQFMIVTVVITFLMGINTSKEYAEHEWPIDILIAFSWIIFGINMFGTIAKRRVRHLYVAIWFYMATWIAVAMLHIFNNLEVPLSFTSWKSYSVYSGVKDALVQWWYGHNAVAFVLTTPVLGLMYYFMPKAAQRPVFSYKLSIIHFWSLIFVYLWAGPHHLQYTALPAWAQAVGTGFSIMLIAPSWGGMLNGLLTLRGAWDKVRENPILKFFVVAVTCYGMATFEGPLLATKSLNKIGHYTDWVIGHVHIGALGWNGFMAFGIVYYLVPMMWRTKLWSVKLANWHFWLGTLGIIFYAVPMYISGFTQGLMWKQFNPDGTLLWKNWLDTVTAVIPYYKMRFLGGLFYISGAILMVVNVIKTIKAGSFQKEVPAEAPALANIGTARKEGEGLHLWLERTPTLLAILAFITVAIGGLVEIIPTLSLKQSIPTITAVKPYTPLELEGRDLYIREGCNACHSQMIRPFRDEVVRFEGKNGQYSKAGEFIYDRPFLWGSKRTGPDLHREGGRNPDSWHFKHMYNPRITSAGSIMPRFPWLITNKLDRTQMVDKMKLMKNAFDVPYTKAQIDSANQWADNQSKAIVKRIYSEATDVKDQMAKEKTAKGAAYVPLEQREIVAMIAYLQRLGTDIKTTQIQTASAE; the protein is encoded by the coding sequence ATGGAGACGCAAAAATTTAATTATGACAATAATATTGTCAGGGCATTCCTCTATGCAACAATCGCATTTGGACTCGTCGGATTTCTGCTTGGGCTTACTGCCGCATTGATGCTTTTTTATCCTGAGTTACCTGAATTTTTATTCGGTACAGATGATACCACTATTAAAAGTCTGGCATCCGGTAATATTCAGGGACTAATTAACACTCAGGGAGCCATGGGCTTCGGAAGGATCAGAATGCTTCACACGAGTGCCGTAATCTTTGCCTTTGTCTGTAACTCTTTCTTCTGTGGCGCTTACTACAGCATGCAGAGGTTACTTAAAACAAGAATGTATAGTGATACACTTTCATGGATTCACTTCTGGTCATGGCAATTTATGATCGTTACCGTAGTGATCACATTCTTAATGGGAATCAATACTTCTAAAGAATATGCTGAACACGAGTGGCCTATTGATATACTGATAGCCTTCTCATGGATCATATTCGGTATCAATATGTTCGGAACCATTGCTAAAAGAAGGGTAAGGCATTTATATGTTGCCATCTGGTTCTATATGGCAACATGGATTGCTGTAGCAATGCTTCACATCTTCAATAACCTTGAAGTTCCGTTATCTTTCACAAGCTGGAAATCTTATTCTGTATATTCAGGGGTAAAAGATGCATTGGTACAATGGTGGTACGGGCACAATGCGGTAGCATTCGTATTAACCACCCCTGTACTGGGTCTCATGTATTATTTTATGCCAAAAGCAGCTCAGCGACCAGTATTCTCATACAAATTATCCATTATTCACTTCTGGTCGCTGATTTTTGTATACCTTTGGGCCGGCCCTCACCACCTGCAATATACAGCATTACCGGCTTGGGCACAGGCTGTAGGAACCGGTTTCTCTATCATGCTGATCGCTCCGTCATGGGGAGGAATGCTGAATGGTCTTCTTACCTTAAGAGGAGCATGGGATAAAGTGAGAGAAAATCCGATTCTGAAATTCTTTGTGGTTGCTGTTACCTGTTATGGTATGGCTACTTTCGAAGGACCTCTGTTAGCAACAAAATCATTAAATAAAATTGGTCACTATACCGACTGGGTAATCGGTCACGTACATATTGGTGCACTTGGATGGAATGGTTTTATGGCATTCGGAATTGTTTATTACCTGGTCCCAATGATGTGGAGAACAAAACTTTGGTCTGTAAAATTAGCGAACTGGCATTTCTGGCTGGGAACATTAGGAATTATTTTCTATGCCGTACCTATGTATATTTCAGGGTTCACACAGGGATTGATGTGGAAACAGTTCAATCCGGACGGAACATTATTATGGAAAAACTGGCTGGATACCGTAACCGCTGTTATTCCTTACTATAAAATGAGATTCTTAGGTGGTCTATTCTATATTTCAGGAGCTATTCTGATGGTTGTAAATGTCATCAAAACAATTAAGGCTGGTTCATTCCAGAAAGAAGTTCCTGCAGAAGCCCCTGCACTGGCCAATATCGGAACTGCAAGAAAAGAAGGTGAAGGCTTACACCTTTGGCTGGAAAGAACTCCTACTCTCCTTGCTATATTAGCTTTCATTACAGTAGCTATTGGTGGACTGGTGGAAATTATTCCAACACTATCTCTAAAACAAAGTATTCCGACCATTACTGCTGTGAAGCCTTATACTCCACTGGAACTGGAAGGTAGAGACCTGTATATCCGCGAAGGATGTAATGCATGCCACTCTCAGATGATCAGACCATTCCGTGATGAAGTGGTAAGATTTGAAGGAAAAAACGGACAATATTCCAAAGCAGGAGAATTCATATATGACAGACCATTCTTATGGGGATCTAAAAGAACAGGACCGGACCTTCACAGAGAAGGAGGCAGAAATCCTGATTCATGGCACTTTAAGCACATGTACAACCCAAGAATTACATCTGCAGGTTCTATCATGCCACGTTTCCCTTGGTTAATTACCAATAAACTGGACCGTACTCAGATGGTGGATAAAATGAAGTTAATGAAAAACGCATTTGATGTTCCTTATACAAAAGCTCAGATTGATTCTGCCAACCAATGGGCAGATAACCAATCAAAAGCTATCGTAAAGAGAATTTATTCAGAAGCTACTGATGTAAAAGATCAGATGGCAAAAGAAAAAACAGCAAAAGGTGCCGCTTATGTACCGCTTGAACAAAGAGAAATCGTAGCAATGATCGCTTATCTTCAAAGATTAGGAACAGACATTAAAACGACACAGATCCAAACCGCAAGTGCAGAGTAA
- a CDS encoding cbb3-type cytochrome c oxidase N-terminal domain-containing protein: MKTRTPISIYIAATIGLTIMAFEMFASDSGYFSSPFFWALILITIILLLIMNSIGDLVENQNFSKLSEEEKKQYLEEKKVPYYQKLWNSAFKKQSATEEKDILIDHGFDGITELDNSLPKWWIGLFWFGCIFCAVYLVAFSFTDYAHPDAEYTKESKMMLASIAEYEKNAPQVTLETAKYSADNIAEGQELFKTNCVTCHGDGGKGGIGPNLTDTHWINVKQKSLFKNVIWMLENGSPNNPTMRPFIKEGTITGRDAEKIAAYIYHINQETAPITQAQGGAAPQGEEVKWENGNN; the protein is encoded by the coding sequence ATGAAAACGAGAACCCCCATTTCAATATATATCGCTGCAACGATAGGCTTAACAATCATGGCCTTTGAAATGTTCGCCAGTGATTCAGGATATTTTTCATCTCCCTTTTTCTGGGCGCTGATATTAATCACCATTATCCTCCTGCTGATCATGAATTCAATTGGAGACTTGGTGGAAAACCAAAATTTCAGCAAATTATCTGAAGAGGAGAAAAAGCAATATCTGGAAGAAAAGAAAGTTCCTTATTATCAGAAACTGTGGAACTCTGCTTTCAAAAAACAGTCTGCTACTGAAGAAAAAGATATTCTGATAGATCATGGATTTGATGGAATTACAGAGCTTGACAATTCCCTTCCAAAATGGTGGATAGGCCTGTTCTGGTTCGGATGTATCTTCTGCGCCGTGTATCTGGTCGCTTTTTCTTTCACAGATTATGCCCATCCGGATGCTGAATATACAAAAGAATCCAAAATGATGCTGGCTTCTATTGCAGAGTATGAAAAAAATGCGCCGCAGGTCACTCTGGAAACAGCCAAATACAGCGCAGATAATATCGCAGAAGGACAGGAACTTTTCAAAACGAATTGTGTTACATGTCACGGAGACGGAGGAAAAGGCGGTATTGGCCCAAACCTTACCGACACACACTGGATCAATGTTAAACAAAAAAGCTTATTTAAAAACGTTATCTGGATGCTTGAAAACGGTTCTCCTAACAATCCTACCATGCGACCTTTCATCAAAGAAGGAACCATTACCGGAAGAGATGCAGAAAAAATTGCTGCTTACATTTATCACATTAACCAGGAAACCGCTCCTATAACCCAGGCTCAGGGTGGAGCTGCTCCACAGGGAGAAGAGGTGAAATGGGAAAACGGAAACAACTAA